A portion of the Phyllopteryx taeniolatus isolate TA_2022b chromosome 15, UOR_Ptae_1.2, whole genome shotgun sequence genome contains these proteins:
- the snx30 gene encoding sorting nexin-30 isoform X1, with translation MSDGAQRGLASSGQQHIADILHPLSAAVEPLSPGQDVSVTAGGDKEAGLSNGTPVDTPSPASASSLFNRLQLDDIESEPQDRYGSTETRDLFVTVDDPKKHVSTMETYITYRVSTKTTRIEFDLPEYCVRRRYQDFDWLRIKLEDSQPTHLIPPLPEKFVMKGVVDRFSEEFVETRMKALDKFLKRVADHPVLSFNTHLNAFLSAKDLNKRQGLALLTKVGESVKHVAGGYKLRGRPAEFCAMGEYLDTFSQKLGTIDRIAQRILKEQSEYLAELREYSTVYSSWTGSEEELQHPLEGLAGSISTCCGAMDDQCENMGQDFLPVLREYMLYIESMKNVLKKRDQSQAEYEGRLEAAVLRKQEDRTPMPPEVERCQDKVECFNADLKADWERWQSNKRHDFKQLLSGMADKNINYYEKCQAAWESLLSVLQDKQTEDQTSETD, from the exons GAGGCAGGGCTGTCCAATGGCACGCCAGTGGACACGCCAAGTCCCGCCTCGGCATCGTCGCTGTTCAACAGGCTGCAGCTGGACGACATCGAGTCAGAACCCCAGGACCGCTATGGCTCCACCGAAACGCGTGACCTGTTTGTCACGGTGGATGACCCAAAGAAGCATGTCTCAACCATGGAGACTTACATCACCTACAGAGTGTCCACCAAG ACAACGCGGATCGAGTTCGACTTGCCGGAATACTGCGTGCGACGACGCTACCAAGACTTCGATTGGCTGAGGATCAAACTGGAGGACAGCCAGCCCACCCATCTCATCCCT CCCCTGCCAGAGAAGTTCGTGATGAAGGGCGTGGTGGATCGTTTTTCGGAAGAGTTTGTCGAAACGCGCATGAAGGCGCTGGACAAGTTCTTGAAGCGAGTTGCGGACCACCCAGTCCTCTCTTTTAACACACATCTCAATGCTTTTCTGTCAGCTAAG GACCTTAACAAGCGTCAGGGTCTGGCACTGCTCACCAAGGTGGGCGAGTCGGTGAAGCATGTGGCCGGAGGCTACAAGCTGAGGGGGCGGCCGGCCGAGTTCTGCGCCATGGGAGAGTACCTGGACACCTTCAGCCAGAAACTGGGCACCATCGACCGCATCGCTCAGAGGATCCTCAAAGAGCAGTCAG AGTACTTAGCTGAGCTGCGTGAGTACAGCACTGTGTACTCCAGTTGGACGGGCTCGGAAGAGGAGCTGCAGCACCCCCTGGAGGGGTTGGCGGGCTCCATTTCGACGTGTTGCGGGGCGATGGACGACCAGTGTGAGAACATGGGCCAGGACTTCCTGCCTGTTCTCAGAGAGTATATGCTCTACATCGAGTCCATGAAG AATGTTTTGAAGAAGCGTGACCAGAGTCAGGCGGAGTACGAGGGACGCCTGGAAGCCGCCGTGCTACGCAAACAGGAGGACAGAACGCCT ATGCCACCCGAGGTGGAGCGGTGCCAGGACAAGGTGGAATGTTTCAACGCCGACTTAAAGGCCGACTGGGAGCGCTGGCAGAGCAACAAGCGACACGACTTCAAGCAGCTTCTCAGCGGCATGGCCGACAAAAACATCAATTACTATGAGAAG TGCCAAGCAGCGTGGGAGTCACTCCTAAGTGTCCTGCAGGACAAACAGACTGAGGATCAAACGAGTGAGACGGACTGA